The Meiothermus sp. region GGTGGTGGGAGAGAATCCGGGTGCGGCCCGCTACCTGGGCATCCCCGGAGGCCGGGTTATCCTCTGGGTAGCGCTGATTACGGGTGGATTGGCGGGGCTGGCCGGGGTAGGCGAAATTGCCGGCATCCACCACCGCCTAATAGAGCCGGGGCAGCTCTCCTCCGGCTATGGCTTTACCGCCATTATTGTGGCTTGGCTGGCCCGGGGTAACCCGGCGCTGGTGCTCCTCACCGCCCCCCTGATGGGCCTGATTCTGGCCGGGGGCGACCTGCTCAAGGTGAGCCTCAACATGCCCTTTCGCATCGTGGATGTTTTTAGTGGCGTTATGCTGATGTGCTTGATTGCCTCGGAGGTTTTTCTCCGCAACCGCGTGCGCTGGGGCCGGTAAAGCGCCGCTATTCTTTGACCTGAGGCACCGATATGGAAGAAATTCTAAACGCCCTCGCTCGAGCCCTCTCCTTCGGCACGCCCTTGCTCATTGCCTGTCTGGGGGCCATCCTGAACGAACGGGCCGGGGTGGTGAACTTGGGGGTGGAGGGGATGATGGCCTTGGGGGCCCTGGCCGGTTTTGCCGTGGCCTTTGGCAGCGGGGTGGGAGATGGCAACCTCTGGCTGGCCGTGCTGGCCGCCATGCTGGCCGGTGCGGTAGCGGCTTTGTTGCACGGCTTCGTTACCATCACCCTGCGGGCCAACCAGTTCGTCTCCGGTCTGGCCCTGACCATGCTGGGCCTGGGCTCGGCAGGTCTGCTAGGTAAGCGTTTCGAGGGACAGCCCCTCTTCAACCAGCCGCCCGAATGGCCCTTCACGCTGGGGGCCATTGGCCTGGCGTTGCTGCTGGCCTTTGTGTTCTACGCAACCAAAACGGGCCTTTCGCTTCGCTCGGTGGGCGAAAACCCCGCCGCCGCCGACCTGCTGGGGATCAATGTGCTGGCGGTGCGCTATGCGGCGGTGGCGGCGGGAGGGGCGCTGGCGGGGCTGGCAG contains the following coding sequences:
- a CDS encoding ABC transporter permease, which encodes MEEILNALARALSFGTPLLIACLGAILNERAGVVNLGVEGMMALGALAGFAVAFGSGVGDGNLWLAVLAAMLAGAVAALLHGFVTITLRANQFVSGLALTMLGLGSAGLLGKRFEGQPLFNQPPEWPFTLGAIGLALLLAFVFYATKTGLSLRSVGENPAAADLLGINVLAVRYAAVAAGGALAGLAGAYLSLVYRPSWTDGMTAGLGWIAVALVIFVGWSPLRAVFGAVFFGLLYYLQFRLQGQGAIPSELFASLPYLLVILVLALSGLRGQQGNAPEALGKPYRRGER